In a genomic window of Mycolicibacter heraklionensis:
- a CDS encoding L-aspartate oxidase has protein sequence MTAGPSWQQRADVVVIGTGVGGLAAARAAHRAGREVVVLSKSAAGSAATATHYAQGGIAVVLPGNDDSVAAHVADTLAAGGGLCDRDAVTSIVADGYRAVSDLAAAGAVFDRDSDGNWALTREGGHSRRRIIHAGGDATGAEVQRALDHAAAALDVRCGQVVCEILRDADRVTGVLVANADGIGVIHAPSVVLATGGLGHLYRATTNPGGATGDGVALALWAGVAVSDLEFIQFHPTMLFSGAGNGSATGGRRPLITEAVRGEGAKLIDARGASITEGVHPMGDLAPRDVVAGAIDARLRETGDDCAYLDARGIDGFAERFPTVTAACRNAGIDPVRQPIPVVPGAHYSCGGVITDVTGRTELPGLFAAGEVGRTGMHGANRLASNSLLEGLVVGDRAGAAAAAHSASVGRTEAVLPETAGHAVVNRQTLQDAMSRDASVVRDAHGLARLQELLAGAEARHVTDRAGVEDAALTLAARVVAAAASARTESRGCHHRAEYPAADPAQARSSTIRLRDGVVALETPAGVAS, from the coding sequence GTGACCGCTGGTCCCAGCTGGCAGCAGCGGGCCGATGTCGTCGTCATCGGCACCGGCGTCGGCGGGCTGGCGGCGGCGCGGGCCGCGCACCGTGCCGGGCGCGAGGTCGTGGTGCTCAGTAAATCCGCCGCGGGCTCGGCGGCGACGGCAACGCACTACGCCCAGGGCGGGATCGCGGTGGTACTGCCGGGCAACGACGACTCGGTGGCCGCCCACGTCGCCGACACGCTGGCCGCCGGTGGCGGATTGTGTGACCGCGACGCGGTGACCTCGATCGTGGCCGACGGCTACCGTGCGGTCTCCGACCTCGCCGCTGCGGGTGCGGTGTTCGACCGGGATTCGGACGGAAACTGGGCGCTGACCCGCGAGGGCGGGCACTCACGGCGTCGCATCATTCATGCCGGCGGCGACGCGACCGGAGCCGAGGTGCAACGTGCCCTGGACCACGCCGCGGCCGCGCTGGATGTGCGCTGCGGTCAGGTGGTGTGTGAGATCCTGCGCGACGCCGATCGGGTCACCGGTGTGCTGGTGGCCAACGCCGACGGGATCGGCGTGATCCACGCTCCGTCGGTGGTGCTGGCCACCGGCGGTCTGGGCCACCTGTACCGGGCGACCACCAATCCCGGTGGGGCGACGGGCGACGGGGTGGCGCTGGCGCTGTGGGCCGGAGTCGCGGTCAGTGACCTGGAATTCATCCAGTTTCACCCGACGATGCTGTTCTCGGGGGCCGGCAACGGCAGCGCCACCGGTGGGCGCCGGCCGCTGATCACCGAGGCGGTACGCGGGGAAGGCGCCAAGCTGATCGACGCCCGCGGCGCCTCGATCACCGAAGGGGTGCACCCGATGGGGGACCTGGCTCCGCGCGACGTGGTTGCGGGGGCCATCGACGCTCGCCTGCGCGAGACCGGCGACGACTGTGCGTATCTCGACGCTCGCGGGATCGACGGCTTCGCGGAGCGCTTCCCGACCGTCACCGCGGCCTGCCGGAACGCCGGTATCGACCCTGTGCGCCAACCGATTCCGGTGGTGCCGGGAGCGCATTACAGCTGTGGTGGCGTGATCACCGACGTCACCGGCCGCACCGAGTTGCCCGGCTTGTTCGCCGCCGGCGAGGTGGGCCGAACCGGCATGCACGGCGCCAACCGGCTGGCTTCCAACAGCCTGCTGGAAGGGCTGGTGGTCGGTGACCGCGCCGGCGCTGCGGCCGCGGCGCACTCGGCGTCCGTGGGCCGGACCGAGGCCGTGCTGCCCGAGACCGCCGGGCACGCCGTGGTGAACCGGCAGACCCTGCAGGACGCGATGTCACGCGACGCCTCGGTGGTCCGCGACGCGCACGGGCTCGCGCGGCTACAGGAGCTGCTGGCGGGCGCCGAAGCACGCCACGTCACCGACCGGGCCGGAGTCGAGGACGCCGCACTGACCCTGGCCGCCCGGGTGGTCGCAGCGGCGGCGTCGGCTCGCACCGAGAGCCGGGGCTGCCACCACCGGGCCGAATACCCGGCCGCCGACCCCGCTCAGGCCCGCAGTTCCACCATCCGGCTGCGCGACGGAGTAGTCGCGCTCGAGACACCCGCGGGAGTCGCATCGTGA
- the hisD gene encoding histidinol dehydrogenase, translating into MDDVNTGLMARIDLRGTEQSDLSRTRLRAVLPRGGVDVEAVLPQVRPIVEAVAERGAQAALEFGESFDRVRPASIRVPGAALERALAELDPAVRAALEVAISRARAVHSDQRRTDTTTTLAPGATVTERWLPVERVGLYVPGGNAVYPSSVVMNVVPAQIAGVDSLVIASPPQAAFGGLPHPTILAAARLLGVDEVWAVGGAQAVALLAYGGTDTDQGELAPVDMITGPGNIYVTAAKRLCRSQVGIDAEAGPTEIAILADNTANPAHLAADLISQAEHDEMAASVLVTTSPELADATDREVTAQLQTTVHRERVTTALSGPQSAVVLVDDLDAGVRVVNAYAAEHLEIQTADPAAVANRIRSAGAIFVGPYAPVSLGDYCAGSNHVLPTAGSARHSSGLSVQTFLRGIHVVDYTEAALKDVSGHVIALADAEDLPSHGEAVRRRFEQ; encoded by the coding sequence ATGGACGACGTGAACACCGGCCTGATGGCACGCATCGATCTGCGCGGCACCGAACAGTCGGACCTTTCCAGGACCCGACTGCGCGCCGTGCTGCCGCGCGGCGGCGTGGACGTGGAGGCGGTGCTGCCCCAGGTGCGCCCGATCGTCGAGGCGGTCGCCGAACGCGGAGCGCAGGCGGCCCTGGAGTTCGGCGAATCGTTCGACCGGGTCCGGCCGGCCAGCATCCGGGTGCCGGGCGCGGCGCTGGAGCGCGCCTTGGCCGAGCTGGATCCGGCCGTGCGCGCCGCCTTGGAGGTGGCGATCAGCCGAGCCCGTGCGGTCCACTCCGACCAGCGGCGCACCGACACCACCACCACGCTGGCCCCGGGCGCCACCGTCACCGAACGCTGGCTTCCGGTCGAGCGGGTGGGCCTGTACGTGCCGGGCGGTAACGCGGTCTACCCGTCCAGCGTGGTGATGAACGTCGTCCCGGCCCAGATCGCCGGTGTCGACTCGCTGGTGATCGCCAGCCCACCCCAGGCCGCCTTCGGCGGTCTGCCACACCCCACGATCCTGGCCGCGGCCCGGCTGCTCGGCGTCGACGAGGTCTGGGCGGTCGGGGGCGCGCAGGCGGTGGCGTTGCTGGCCTACGGCGGAACCGACACCGACCAGGGCGAGCTGGCGCCGGTCGACATGATCACCGGTCCGGGCAACATCTACGTCACCGCTGCCAAGCGGTTGTGCCGGTCGCAGGTGGGGATCGACGCCGAAGCCGGGCCCACTGAGATCGCCATCCTCGCCGACAACACCGCGAATCCGGCGCACCTGGCCGCGGACCTGATCAGTCAGGCCGAGCACGACGAAATGGCCGCCAGTGTGCTGGTGACCACCAGCCCCGAGTTGGCCGATGCCACCGACCGCGAGGTGACTGCGCAGCTGCAGACCACCGTGCACCGCGAGCGGGTGACCACGGCACTGTCTGGACCGCAGTCGGCGGTCGTGCTGGTCGACGACCTGGACGCCGGCGTGCGCGTGGTGAACGCCTACGCCGCCGAGCACCTGGAGATCCAGACCGCCGACCCCGCGGCCGTGGCAAACCGAATCCGTTCGGCCGGTGCGATTTTCGTCGGTCCGTATGCACCAGTCAGCCTCGGTGACTACTGCGCCGGCTCCAACCACGTGCTGCCCACCGCGGGCAGTGCCCGGCACTCCAGTGGACTGTCGGTGCAGACCTTCCTGCGCGGCATCCACGTCGTCGACTACACCGAGGCCGCACTCAAGGACGTCAGCGGGCACGTGATCGCGCTGGCCGACGCCGAGGATCTTCCCTCGCACGGCGAAGCGGTGCGGCGGAGGTTCGAGCAGTGA
- the hisH gene encoding imidazole glycerol phosphate synthase subunit HisH — MSSSARVVILDYGSGNLRSAQRALQRVGAQVEVTADADAAAGADGLLVPGVGAYAACMAGLRKVNGDKIIAERVQAGRPVLGVCVGMQILFAHGVEFGVDTAGCGQWPGAVTRLDAPVIPHMGWNVVDARPGSTLFAGLDADTRFYFVHSYAAQRWDGRPEALVTWATHQVPFVAAVEDGPLAATQFHPEKSGDAGATLLSNWVEAL; from the coding sequence GTGAGCAGTTCAGCCAGGGTGGTGATCCTGGACTACGGTTCTGGGAACCTGCGCTCAGCCCAGCGGGCGCTGCAACGGGTCGGCGCCCAGGTCGAGGTGACCGCCGATGCCGACGCCGCCGCCGGCGCCGACGGACTGCTGGTGCCGGGAGTCGGGGCGTACGCGGCGTGCATGGCCGGACTGCGCAAGGTCAACGGCGACAAGATCATCGCCGAGCGAGTGCAGGCCGGCCGCCCGGTGCTCGGAGTGTGCGTCGGCATGCAGATCCTGTTCGCGCATGGCGTCGAGTTCGGGGTGGACACCGCCGGCTGCGGCCAGTGGCCGGGTGCGGTCACCCGACTGGACGCCCCGGTGATCCCGCACATGGGCTGGAACGTCGTCGATGCCCGACCCGGCAGCACGCTGTTCGCCGGACTGGACGCCGACACCCGGTTCTACTTCGTGCACTCTTATGCCGCACAGCGTTGGGACGGCCGTCCGGAGGCTTTGGTGACCTGGGCTACCCATCAGGTACCGTTCGTGGCGGCTGTCGAGGATGGGCCGTTGGCCGCCACCCAGTTTCACCCCGAAAAGAGTGGGGATGCCGGGGCGACACTGTTGAGCAACTGGGTGGAGGCACTGTGA
- the nadC gene encoding carboxylating nicotinate-nucleotide diphosphorylase yields MLSETELDEARHVIARALDEDLRYGPDVTTAATVPAGVTAEAAMVTRVPGVIAGVDLALLVLDEVLGADGYRVLDKVADGARLPAGASVLSLQADTRGLLTAERTMLNLVCHLSGVATATAAWVDAVDGTSARIRDTRKTLPGLRVLQKYAVRVGGGVNHRMGLGDAALIKDNHVAAAGSVAAALRAVRAAAPDVPCEVEVDSLEQFDEVLAEAPELVLLDNFEVWQTQMAVQRRDSRAPGVLLESSGGLTLDSAAAYAATGVDYLAVGGLTHSVQVLDIGLDM; encoded by the coding sequence ATGCTGTCCGAGACCGAACTCGACGAGGCGCGCCACGTCATCGCCCGCGCGCTCGACGAGGATCTGCGCTACGGGCCCGATGTCACCACCGCCGCGACGGTCCCCGCCGGCGTGACAGCCGAAGCGGCCATGGTCACCCGCGTGCCCGGGGTGATCGCCGGGGTCGACCTGGCCCTGCTGGTGCTCGACGAGGTTCTCGGAGCCGACGGCTACCGAGTATTGGACAAGGTGGCCGACGGCGCCCGGCTTCCGGCCGGCGCATCGGTGCTGAGCTTGCAGGCGGACACCCGCGGCCTGCTGACCGCCGAACGCACCATGCTCAACCTGGTCTGCCATCTGTCCGGGGTCGCCACCGCCACCGCGGCCTGGGTCGACGCCGTAGACGGCACGTCGGCGCGCATCCGCGACACCCGCAAGACGTTGCCCGGCCTGCGGGTGCTGCAGAAGTACGCGGTGCGTGTCGGTGGCGGGGTGAATCACCGGATGGGTCTGGGCGATGCCGCGCTGATCAAGGACAACCATGTTGCCGCGGCGGGTTCGGTGGCCGCGGCGCTGCGGGCGGTCCGGGCGGCCGCCCCCGACGTGCCCTGCGAGGTCGAGGTGGACTCGCTCGAGCAGTTCGACGAGGTGCTCGCCGAGGCACCCGAGCTGGTGCTGCTGGACAACTTCGAGGTCTGGCAGACGCAGATGGCGGTGCAGCGGCGCGATTCGCGCGCACCGGGTGTGCTGCTGGAGTCATCTGGTGGGCTGACCCTGGACAGCGCGGCTGCCTACGCCGCCACCGGAGTCGACTACCTGGCCGTGGGAGGCCTCACCCATTCGGTGCAGGTGCTCGACATCGGGTTGGACATGTAG
- a CDS encoding histidinol-phosphate transaminase: MSGAPARPGAEITLADLPLRDDLRGKSPYGAPQLEVPVRLNTNENPHPPSAALIDDVARSVREAAAELHRYPDRDAVALRTDLAAYLTTQTGVEVGPENVWAANGSNEILQQLLQAFGGPGRSAIGFVPSYSMHPIISDGTQTRWLAANRTSDFGLDVGVACAAIAEHHPDVVFVASPNNPSGQSISLEDLRGLLDAAPGVVIVDEAYGEFSSQPSAIALIDDYPAKLIVSRTMSKAFAFAGGRLGYLIAAPAVIDAMLLVRLPYHLSVVTQAAARAALRHADDTLGSVAQLIAERERVCAALSAMGFRVIPSDANFVLFGQFADAPATWQRYLDAGILIRDVGIPGYLRATTGLPEENDALLAASQRLAATELAQRLGAS; encoded by the coding sequence GTGAGCGGCGCACCGGCCCGGCCGGGCGCTGAGATCACCCTGGCGGATCTGCCGTTGCGCGACGACCTGCGCGGCAAGTCGCCTTATGGTGCACCGCAACTGGAGGTTCCGGTGCGGCTTAACACCAACGAGAATCCGCACCCGCCGAGCGCTGCTCTCATCGACGACGTGGCACGTTCGGTGCGAGAGGCCGCGGCCGAGCTGCACCGCTATCCCGATCGCGATGCGGTGGCGCTGCGGACCGACCTGGCCGCCTATCTGACGACTCAGACCGGCGTCGAGGTGGGGCCGGAGAATGTGTGGGCGGCCAACGGCTCCAATGAGATCCTGCAACAGTTGCTGCAGGCATTCGGCGGCCCGGGCCGCAGCGCCATCGGATTCGTTCCGTCGTATTCGATGCACCCGATCATCTCCGACGGCACCCAGACGCGGTGGCTGGCCGCCAACCGTACCTCGGACTTCGGGCTCGACGTCGGTGTGGCCTGCGCCGCCATCGCCGAGCACCACCCCGACGTGGTGTTCGTCGCGTCCCCGAACAACCCTTCCGGGCAGAGCATTTCGCTCGAGGATCTGCGTGGCCTGCTCGATGCCGCGCCGGGGGTCGTGATCGTCGACGAGGCCTACGGCGAATTCTCGTCGCAGCCCAGCGCGATCGCGCTGATCGACGACTACCCGGCGAAGCTGATCGTCAGCCGCACGATGAGCAAGGCGTTCGCATTCGCCGGCGGCCGGCTCGGCTACCTGATCGCCGCCCCCGCGGTGATCGACGCCATGCTGCTGGTGCGCCTGCCCTATCACCTGTCGGTGGTGACGCAGGCGGCCGCCCGGGCCGCGCTCCGTCACGCCGACGACACCCTGGGCAGCGTCGCACAGTTGATTGCGGAGCGGGAACGCGTCTGTGCGGCGCTGAGCGCCATGGGGTTTCGGGTCATCCCCAGCGACGCCAACTTCGTGCTGTTCGGCCAGTTCGCCGACGCACCGGCTACCTGGCAGCGCTACCTCGACGCCGGCATCCTGATCCGCGACGTCGGTATCCCCGGATATCTGCGAGCCACCACCGGATTGCCGGAGGAGAATGACGCGTTGCTCGCGGCCAGCCAACGACTTGCGGCCACCGAACTGGCCCAAAGATTAGGAGCATCATGA
- the hisB gene encoding imidazoleglycerol-phosphate dehydratase HisB, giving the protein MTRRARVERATRESDITVELDLDGTGIVDIDTGVPFFDHMLTALGSHASFDLTVRARGDVEIEAHHTVEDTAIVLGQALGEALGDKKGIRRFGDAFIPMDETLAHAAVDVSGRPYCVHTGEPDHLMHTTIAGTQAPYHTVINRHVFETLASNARIALHVRVLYGRDPHHITEAQYKAVARALRQAVELDPRVTGVPSTKGAL; this is encoded by the coding sequence ATGACCCGCCGCGCCCGGGTGGAACGCGCCACCCGCGAATCCGACATCACGGTCGAACTCGACCTAGACGGCACCGGCATCGTTGACATCGACACCGGTGTGCCGTTCTTCGACCACATGCTGACCGCACTGGGCAGCCACGCCAGCTTCGATCTGACCGTGCGCGCCCGCGGCGACGTGGAGATCGAGGCCCACCACACCGTGGAGGACACCGCGATCGTGCTCGGGCAGGCACTGGGGGAGGCGCTCGGCGACAAGAAGGGCATTCGCCGATTCGGCGACGCGTTCATCCCGATGGACGAGACTCTGGCCCACGCTGCCGTCGATGTGTCGGGCCGGCCCTACTGCGTGCACACCGGGGAACCGGATCACTTGATGCACACTACGATTGCCGGGACACAGGCGCCCTATCACACCGTGATCAACCGGCACGTGTTCGAGACGCTGGCGTCGAACGCGCGCATCGCGTTGCACGTGCGGGTGCTCTACGGGCGTGACCCGCACCACATCACCGAGGCCCAGTACAAGGCCGTCGCGCGTGCGCTGCGCCAGGCAGTGGAGCTCGATCCCCGCGTGACCGGCGTGCCGTCCACCAAAGGCGCCCTGTGA
- a CDS encoding NUDIX hydrolase: MVHTSTAHEVLTVVFQVGGLDQRRPRLNVLLWERAREPQSGRWSLPGGILRNDEDVTASARRQLAEKVDLREIAHLEQLAVFSDPGRVPGVRTIASTFLGLVPSPADPELPSDTHWHPVDDLPPMAFDHGPMVAHAHSRLVAKMSYTNIGFGLAPTEFILSTLRDIYSVVLGYQVDATNLQRVLVRRGVITRTGTTARSGRSGGRPAARYRFTDSELRVTDEFAALRPPG, encoded by the coding sequence ATGGTCCATACTAGCACCGCGCACGAAGTGCTCACGGTGGTCTTCCAGGTTGGCGGCCTTGACCAGCGCCGACCCCGACTCAACGTGCTGCTGTGGGAACGTGCGCGCGAACCGCAGTCTGGCCGGTGGTCGCTGCCCGGTGGCATCCTGCGCAATGACGAGGATGTCACGGCATCGGCCCGCCGCCAGCTGGCCGAAAAGGTCGACCTGCGTGAGATCGCCCACCTTGAGCAGCTGGCTGTGTTCTCCGACCCAGGCCGGGTGCCCGGCGTGCGCACCATCGCGTCGACGTTTCTGGGCTTGGTGCCCTCCCCTGCCGACCCCGAGCTACCGAGCGACACCCACTGGCATCCCGTCGACGACTTGCCGCCGATGGCGTTCGACCACGGGCCGATGGTGGCACACGCGCATAGTCGCCTGGTCGCCAAGATGTCGTATACGAACATTGGATTCGGCTTGGCGCCAACGGAATTCATCCTCTCGACACTGCGGGATATCTACAGCGTCGTATTGGGCTACCAGGTCGATGCCACCAACCTGCAGCGGGTGCTGGTGCGCCGCGGAGTGATCACCCGCACCGGTACCACCGCCCGTTCGGGGCGTAGCGGGGGCCGGCCGGCGGCCCGATACCGGTTCACCGACTCCGAACTTCGCGTCACCGACGAATTCGCCGCATTGCGGCCGCCCGGGTGA
- the nadA gene encoding quinolinate synthase NadA — translation MTTLTDSGVRASSLADRIVNSPAGYSGIEPDEEWVDEVLRLKKERNATILAHNYQLPAIQDIADHVGDSLALARIAATAAEDTIVFCGVHFMAETAKILSPDKTVLLPDTRAGCSLADSITAEELQTWRNEYPDAVVVSYVNTTAAVKALTDYCCTSSNAVDVVNAIDPDREVLFLPDQFLGQHVKRVTGRDNIHIWAGECHVHAAINGDELEEKARANPDAELFVHPECGCATSSLYLVGEGHFPEEQVKILSTGGMLEEAARTGARKVLVATEVGMIHQLRKAAPQVDFEAVNRKAACKYMKMITPAALLRSLTEGADEIHVDPETARLAARSVQRMIAIGHSVPVSK, via the coding sequence ATGACCACCCTCACCGACAGCGGTGTGCGGGCAAGCAGCCTGGCCGACCGCATCGTGAACTCGCCGGCGGGCTACAGCGGTATCGAACCCGACGAGGAGTGGGTGGACGAGGTTCTCCGACTCAAAAAGGAACGCAACGCGACGATCCTGGCCCACAACTACCAACTGCCGGCGATCCAGGACATCGCCGACCACGTCGGGGACTCCCTGGCGCTGGCCCGCATCGCGGCCACCGCCGCCGAGGACACCATCGTGTTCTGCGGTGTGCACTTCATGGCCGAGACGGCCAAGATCCTGTCACCGGACAAGACGGTGCTGCTGCCCGACACCCGGGCGGGTTGTTCGCTGGCCGACTCGATCACCGCCGAGGAACTGCAGACCTGGCGCAATGAATACCCAGACGCGGTCGTGGTGTCCTACGTGAACACCACCGCGGCGGTCAAGGCACTGACCGACTACTGCTGCACCTCGTCGAATGCCGTCGATGTGGTCAACGCGATCGATCCGGACCGTGAGGTGCTGTTTCTTCCCGACCAGTTCCTGGGCCAGCACGTCAAACGGGTCACCGGCCGTGACAACATCCACATCTGGGCCGGCGAATGCCACGTGCACGCCGCCATCAACGGCGACGAGCTCGAGGAGAAGGCGCGGGCCAACCCGGACGCCGAACTGTTCGTGCACCCCGAGTGCGGCTGCGCGACGTCGTCGCTGTACCTGGTCGGCGAGGGTCATTTCCCCGAGGAGCAGGTCAAGATCCTGTCGACCGGCGGGATGCTCGAGGAGGCGGCGCGGACCGGCGCCCGCAAGGTGTTGGTGGCCACCGAGGTCGGCATGATCCACCAGCTGCGCAAGGCTGCGCCGCAGGTCGACTTCGAAGCGGTCAACCGCAAGGCGGCCTGCAAGTACATGAAGATGATCACCCCGGCGGCCCTGCTGCGCAGCCTGACCGAAGGCGCCGACGAGATCCACGTCGACCCCGAGACGGCCCGCCTGGCCGCCCGCAGCGTGCAGCGGATGATCGCGATCGGACACTCCGTCCCGGTCAGCAAGTGA
- the priA gene encoding bifunctional 1-(5-phosphoribosyl)-5-((5-phosphoribosylamino)methylideneamino)imidazole-4-carboxamide isomerase/phosphoribosylanthranilate isomerase PriA — protein MNKALVLLPAVDVVDGRAVRLVQGKAGSETEYGSALDAALGWQRDGAEWIHLVDLDAAFGRGSNRELLADVVGRLDVKVELSGGIRDDESLAAALATGCARVNLGTAALENPQWCARAIAEHGEKVAVGLDVQIDPDHPDGIHRLRGRGWETDGGDLWPVLERLDAEGCSRYVVTDVTKDGTLGGPNLELLGAVADRTDAPVIASGGVSSLEDLRAIATLVGRGVEGAIVGKALYAGRFTLPEALSTVQE, from the coding sequence GTGAACAAGGCACTGGTTCTGTTGCCCGCCGTCGACGTGGTCGACGGGCGCGCGGTGCGCCTGGTGCAGGGCAAGGCCGGCAGCGAGACCGAGTACGGTTCGGCGCTGGACGCCGCGCTGGGTTGGCAGCGCGACGGCGCGGAATGGATCCACCTGGTCGACCTGGACGCCGCGTTCGGGCGTGGGTCGAACCGCGAGCTGCTCGCCGATGTCGTTGGGCGCCTTGATGTGAAGGTCGAACTGTCCGGTGGCATCCGCGATGACGAGTCGCTGGCGGCGGCGCTGGCCACCGGCTGCGCCCGGGTGAACCTGGGCACGGCTGCCTTGGAAAACCCACAGTGGTGCGCGCGTGCGATCGCTGAACACGGTGAGAAGGTCGCGGTCGGGCTGGACGTGCAGATCGACCCCGATCATCCCGACGGCATCCACCGGCTGCGGGGCCGCGGCTGGGAGACCGACGGCGGTGATCTCTGGCCGGTACTGGAACGTCTTGACGCCGAAGGCTGTTCACGCTACGTGGTCACCGATGTGACCAAGGACGGCACGCTGGGCGGACCCAACTTGGAGCTGCTCGGCGCAGTCGCCGACCGCACAGACGCTCCGGTGATCGCGTCTGGGGGAGTGTCGAGTCTGGAAGACCTGAGGGCGATCGCCACGCTGGTCGGCCGCGGCGTGGAGGGCGCGATCGTCGGCAAAGCCCTCTACGCCGGCCGGTTCACTCTGCCCGAGGCGCTGTCCACGGTGCAGGAGTAG
- a CDS encoding nitroreductase family deazaflavin-dependent oxidoreductase, which translates to MAQDQELPRVFPRWSDRLQIKYMNPVVKPLSRFLPGMSVITHRGRKSGKPYETVVTTYRKGNQLSIALGHGKTDWAKNVLAAGEADVRLFRSELHVTNPRILPAGSGDTSLPLAVRLQNRKVAVLVTDIS; encoded by the coding sequence ATGGCACAGGACCAAGAGTTGCCGCGAGTATTCCCGCGCTGGAGCGACAGGTTGCAGATCAAATACATGAATCCGGTGGTGAAACCGCTGTCCCGGTTTCTTCCCGGCATGTCGGTGATCACCCATCGGGGACGCAAGTCCGGAAAGCCTTACGAGACCGTGGTGACGACCTACCGCAAGGGCAACCAACTGTCGATCGCGCTGGGCCACGGCAAGACGGACTGGGCCAAGAATGTGCTGGCCGCCGGCGAAGCCGATGTCCGGCTGTTCCGCAGTGAACTGCACGTCACCAACCCACGCATCCTGCCGGCCGGCTCGGGTGACACCTCGCTGCCGTTGGCCGTGCGCCTGCAGAACCGCAAGGTCGCGGTGCTCGTCACCGATATCAGCTGA